The Mycolicibacterium mageritense genome contains a region encoding:
- a CDS encoding APC family permease, whose amino-acid sequence MKRGAVGVVGVVFMVVAFSAPISAMTANLPVAVGFGNGAGAPAGFIIATVVLTIFSIGFVALARHITAAGAFYTFVSRGWSRIPGLAAGVMSMFVYMIMEAGVIGVFSAFAHQAASGFLAVDIPWWWFGFFAVAAIGLLSHKDVSLAAKVLGVALVAEIAILTLTAVCGLARGGGPEWGSLMPTAALHANGVTGGSVGLGLLMAFWSWVGFEASAIYGEESTDPKRVVPRATLIAVIGIGVFYTFIAWAVISANGRARSIALASGDSPFELLYAPAREYVGSWAVTVFELLVLGGTFACALAIHNAASRYLFAFGRDRLLWRRLGAAHPRHGSPWIASLVQSGFTVLLLAITIATRSDPYLILFTLVAILATLCLLVVQVMCSIAVITYFHVKRQHPETATWWRTLACPVVGGLGMMFVIYLMATNMAAAAGVAAESPLFRAIPWIVATLLLGSMALAWYLRAVKPTMYERIGRTVFDERGGDGTDELITEARHQPTAFATESDGRL is encoded by the coding sequence TTGAAGCGGGGAGCGGTGGGCGTGGTGGGGGTGGTGTTCATGGTGGTCGCCTTCTCGGCGCCTATCTCCGCCATGACGGCCAACCTCCCGGTCGCGGTAGGTTTCGGCAACGGAGCGGGGGCCCCGGCGGGCTTCATCATCGCCACAGTGGTTCTGACCATCTTCAGCATTGGCTTCGTGGCGTTGGCCCGCCACATCACGGCTGCCGGCGCGTTCTATACGTTCGTCTCGCGCGGGTGGTCGCGCATCCCCGGCCTGGCGGCCGGGGTCATGTCGATGTTCGTCTACATGATCATGGAGGCGGGCGTCATCGGTGTGTTCTCGGCATTCGCCCACCAGGCGGCATCCGGGTTTTTGGCGGTAGACATTCCATGGTGGTGGTTCGGGTTCTTCGCGGTCGCGGCCATCGGATTGCTGTCGCACAAGGATGTGTCCCTGGCGGCCAAGGTACTTGGCGTCGCGCTGGTGGCCGAGATCGCCATCCTGACGCTCACGGCGGTATGCGGGCTGGCGCGGGGTGGCGGACCCGAATGGGGGTCGCTGATGCCCACTGCGGCGCTGCATGCCAACGGGGTGACGGGCGGATCCGTCGGCCTGGGGCTGCTGATGGCGTTCTGGTCCTGGGTGGGATTCGAGGCCTCCGCGATCTACGGTGAGGAGTCCACCGACCCCAAGCGCGTCGTGCCGAGGGCCACGTTGATCGCCGTGATCGGCATCGGTGTGTTCTACACCTTCATTGCGTGGGCGGTGATCAGCGCCAACGGGCGGGCGCGATCGATCGCGCTCGCCTCAGGCGACAGTCCGTTCGAGTTGTTGTACGCACCGGCGCGAGAGTACGTTGGTAGTTGGGCCGTAACGGTTTTCGAACTTCTGGTGCTAGGTGGCACCTTCGCGTGTGCGTTGGCCATCCACAATGCGGCCAGCCGCTACCTGTTCGCATTCGGCCGTGATCGTCTGTTGTGGCGCCGGCTCGGTGCTGCACACCCGCGTCACGGCTCGCCGTGGATCGCCTCCCTCGTGCAATCGGGCTTCACGGTGTTGTTGCTGGCCATCACGATCGCGACGAGGTCGGATCCCTATCTGATCCTGTTCACCCTGGTGGCGATCCTGGCCACGCTGTGCCTGCTGGTCGTCCAGGTGATGTGCTCGATCGCGGTCATCACGTATTTCCATGTCAAGCGACAGCACCCGGAGACGGCAACATGGTGGCGCACCCTGGCCTGCCCGGTCGTCGGTGGCCTCGGGATGATGTTCGTGATCTATCTGATGGCTACCAACATGGCCGCAGCGGCGGGCGTTGCCGCCGAATCGCCACTGTTCAGGGCGATTCCATGGATCGTGGCGACACTGCTGCTCGGTTCCATGGCGCTCGCCTGGTACCTGCGCGCTGTCAAGCCGACGATGTACGAGCGCATCGGCAGGACCGTGTTCGACGAACGCGGTGGTGACGGTACGGATGAGCTGATCACCGAAGCCAGGCACCAGCCGACAGCCTTCGCGACGGAGTCCGACGGGCGTCTGTGA
- a CDS encoding FadR/GntR family transcriptional regulator: protein MTSSAGIELTRVRQIPAHELVVEQIRRALELGRFKPGDKLPTERELSEMLDVSRTVLRAAMTILDREGLVSVRRGRNGGVTALAPRRDDAAARQALRENRVSLGNAFDYRVVVESGAARLAAQRRRTADVTQLRKMLAAMDAHIARAQEDDQSPHLVTEWQSLDSAFHLKIAESCRNEYFFDAVAQARRAMWLPVGAIFHHVEPNANDYHDSIVDAIEDRDEDRAAAMMTEHINSTRHTLESWLRRR from the coding sequence ATGACAAGCTCGGCAGGCATAGAACTGACCCGTGTACGGCAGATTCCTGCCCACGAACTGGTGGTCGAACAGATACGCCGGGCCCTCGAACTCGGCAGGTTCAAGCCGGGCGACAAGCTTCCGACCGAACGGGAACTCTCGGAGATGCTCGACGTCTCCCGCACCGTGTTACGTGCGGCGATGACGATTCTCGACCGCGAAGGCCTGGTGTCGGTGCGCCGCGGGCGCAACGGCGGTGTCACGGCCCTGGCGCCGCGCCGGGACGACGCGGCCGCCCGGCAGGCACTGCGCGAGAACCGCGTCTCGCTGGGCAACGCCTTCGACTACCGCGTCGTCGTCGAATCAGGAGCGGCCAGGCTGGCTGCCCAGCGCCGACGCACTGCCGATGTCACCCAGTTGCGCAAGATGCTGGCCGCGATGGACGCTCACATCGCCCGGGCGCAAGAGGACGACCAGTCACCGCACCTGGTCACCGAGTGGCAGTCACTGGATTCGGCATTTCATCTCAAGATCGCCGAATCCTGCCGCAACGAGTACTTCTTCGATGCTGTCGCCCAAGCGCGCCGCGCGATGTGGTTACCAGTCGGTGCGATCTTTCATCACGTCGAACCGAACGCCAACGACTACCACGATTCGATCGTCGACGCGATCGAGGACCGGGACGAGGACCGCGCGGCCGCGATGATGACCGAACACATCAACTCGACCCGCCACACTCTCGAATCGTGGCTGCGCCGGCGGTAG
- a CDS encoding gamma-glutamyl-gamma-aminobutyrate hydrolase family protein, whose product MIDSPQPAVAVTMDFEVFQHYHHWRAMLGGIVAAGATPLTIDCRQPRTDLEQLIGMVDGLILLGGADVNPELYGGPSADPLISPGPRALDDNEVSALEIALRRGMPILGVCRGAQLANVALGGTLFADLARDRPGSAVHRTTAADLDGATHTVDVRPDTLLASWIGTAGRIPVNSYHHQGFDTLAPSVRASATAEDGLVEAFEIATAQLVAVQWHPEILWPTDEYSAGLMRGFVSSCADRSPAAGARC is encoded by the coding sequence GTGATCGATTCTCCTCAGCCCGCCGTAGCAGTCACGATGGACTTCGAGGTGTTCCAGCACTACCACCATTGGCGGGCCATGCTGGGCGGAATCGTCGCCGCAGGCGCCACCCCGCTGACCATCGACTGCCGACAACCGCGAACCGACCTCGAGCAGCTCATCGGGATGGTCGACGGGTTGATCTTGCTCGGCGGCGCCGACGTCAATCCCGAACTGTACGGGGGCCCCAGTGCCGATCCGCTGATCTCACCCGGGCCGCGCGCATTGGACGACAACGAAGTCTCCGCGCTTGAGATCGCGCTGCGGCGGGGCATGCCGATACTGGGCGTGTGCCGCGGAGCGCAGCTTGCCAACGTCGCCCTCGGTGGGACACTGTTCGCCGACCTGGCCCGCGACCGCCCGGGCTCGGCGGTACACCGCACCACCGCAGCCGACCTCGACGGCGCCACGCATACCGTAGACGTCCGGCCCGACACCTTGTTGGCGTCCTGGATCGGCACGGCAGGCCGCATCCCGGTCAATAGCTATCACCATCAGGGCTTCGACACCCTCGCCCCGAGTGTCCGTGCGTCGGCGACAGCCGAGGACGGCCTCGTCGAGGCGTTCGAGATCGCCACCGCCCAACTGGTCGCGGTCCAGTGGCATCCTGAGATCCTCTGGCCCACCGATGAATACTCCGCCGGGCTGATGCGTGGTTTCGTCAGCAGCTGCGCTGACCGATCGCCCGCCGCGGGCGCACGCTGT
- a CDS encoding SDR family NAD(P)-dependent oxidoreductase: MGDKVIVTGGAGVIGQAICRRLVGSGYRPIAADLPDALRANDFSDGHMDVVAMDVADRESVQSAVGSVVADGETLAGLVNCAGILRDSFLGELDEAKLELMFQVNIAGMARVTDVVAPLLGEGSAIVNIGSLTGHFGRFRGASVYGATKAGIAAYTRYLAEELAPRGIRVNNIAPGVIRAPMSPSMARVSGGEEISASYAMLKRIGEPEEVAEAVEFMLSPRASFITAQTLLVDGGVVAW, encoded by the coding sequence ATGGGAGACAAGGTCATTGTCACCGGTGGAGCCGGTGTAATAGGCCAGGCCATCTGTCGACGACTGGTCGGCAGTGGCTACCGGCCGATCGCCGCGGACCTTCCTGATGCCTTGCGAGCCAATGATTTCAGTGACGGCCATATGGATGTCGTCGCCATGGACGTGGCTGATCGGGAGAGTGTGCAAAGTGCGGTGGGTTCGGTGGTGGCTGATGGTGAGACGCTGGCCGGGTTGGTGAACTGTGCTGGGATTCTTAGGGATTCGTTTCTCGGTGAGTTGGATGAGGCGAAGCTGGAGTTGATGTTCCAGGTGAACATCGCCGGGATGGCGCGGGTGACCGATGTGGTGGCGCCGTTGTTGGGCGAGGGCAGCGCGATCGTCAACATCGGGTCGTTGACCGGACACTTCGGCCGGTTCCGGGGTGCGTCGGTGTACGGCGCCACCAAGGCCGGCATCGCGGCCTACACCCGGTATCTGGCCGAGGAACTGGCCCCGCGCGGTATCCGGGTCAACAACATCGCCCCGGGAGTGATCCGCGCCCCGATGAGCCCGTCGATGGCCCGGGTCTCCGGCGGCGAGGAGATCAGCGCGAGCTACGCCATGCTCAAACGCATCGGCGAACCCGAAGAGGTCGCCGAGGCCGTCGAGTTCATGCTGTCCCCGCGGGCGTCGTTCATCACCGCCCAGACCCTGCTCGTCGACGGCGGCGTGGTGGCCTGGTGA